GGCACCATCACCTCGCGCACGATCGTGTCGCCGAGCTGGAAGACCGAGTGGATCATCTTCCGCTCGCCCTCCTCGATCACCGCGGAGGCCTCGGCCAGGTCGACCAGCTCGCGCAGCTCGGTCTCGGTGGAGAACGGCCCGCGCCGGAAGCCGCGGCCGGGGGTGATCGCGTTGCCCAGCAGGATCAGCAGCTGCGGCACCGGTCCGAGGATGCGGGTGACCGCCACCACCGGACCGGCAAGCGCCAGGCCGACCGCGACGCGGTGCTGGCGTCCCATCGTGCGCGGCGCCACGCCGACCACCACGAACGAGACCAGCAGCATGACGCCGAGCGAGGTCGCCACCGTGGGCCACCACCGCCCGCCGAGCAGGTCGGAGACGGTGAGCGTCACCAGGACGATCGCGCCCGTCTCGAAGAGCAGCCGCAGCATCAGGACGGTGTTGAGGTATCGCGGGGCGTCGTCCAGGATCTGCAGCACCCGGCGGGCGCCGGTGCGCCCCTCGGTGACCAGCTCCTCGGCACGGGCGCGGGAGAAGCCGCTCAGCGCGGCGTCGGCGGCGGAGAAGCCCCCGGCCACGAACACCATCGCCGCCGCCCCCACCAGGACCCACAGGGCGCTCACCGGAGACCTCCTCGGACGCTCGCAGAACTCACTGGTCGGCAGACGCCGCGGCGCGCCAGTGCTCCAGCAGCCGTGCCTGGAGGTCGAACATCTCCTTGTGCTCCTCCGGCTCCGCGTGGTCGTAGCCCAGGAGGTGGAGGATGCCGTGCACCGTGAGCAGCTCGATCTCGGCCTCGGTGCCGTGGCCGGCGGTCTCACCCTGCTGCCGGGCCACCTCGGGGCACAGCACCAGGTCGCCGAGGACACCCTCCTCGGGCTCCTCGTCGACCAGACCGGGACGCAGCTCGTCCATCGGGAAGGCGAGGACGTCGGTGGGCCCTTCCTTCTCCATCCACTGGCCGTTGAGCTGGGCGATCGTCTCCTCGTCCACGGCCTTGATGCAGAGCTCGGCCTGCGGGTGGACCCGCATGCTGTCCATCACGAACCGGCTCAGCGCGGCGAGCCGGCGCACGTCGAGCGGCAGGCCCGACTCGTTGAGGATCTCGATGCTCATCGGCGCTCCCTGGTCCCGGCGCCGGCGCTCTCGGCGCGCGCGTCGAACTCGTCGTACGCCGCGACGATCTTGCCGACCAGCCGGTGCCGGACGACGTCGTGGCTGGTCAACCGGTTGAAGACCACGTCCTCGACCCCGGTGAGGATGCTCTCGACCACCTTGAGCCCGGACTTGACACCCCCGGGCAGGTCGACCTGGGTGACGTCACCGGTGACCACGATCTTGGAGCCGAAGCCCAGCCGGGTCAGGAACATCTTCATCTGCTCGGGCGAGGTGTTCTGCGCCTCGTCGAGGATGATGAACGCGTCGTTGAGGGTCCGGCCACGCATGTAGGCCAGGGGGGCCACCTCGATCGTGCCCGCGGCGAGCAGCTTGGGGATCGTCTCGGGGTCGATCATGTCGTGCAGCGCGTCGTAGAGCGGGCGCAGGTACGGGTCGATCTTCTCGCTCAGCGTGCCGGGCAGGTAGCCCAGCCGCTCCCCCGCCTCGACCGCCGGACGGGTCAGGATGATCCGGGTGACCGCCTTGGCCTGCAGCGCCTGGACCGCCTTGGCCATCGCCAGGTAGGTCTTGCCGGTGCCCGCCGGGCCGATGCCGAAGGTGATGGTGTGCTTGTCGATCGAGTCGACGTAGCGCTTCTGGTTCAGCGTCTTGGGCCGGATCGTCCGACCCCGGTTCGACAGGATGTTGAGCGAGAGCACGTCGGCCGGGCGCTCGGTGGTCTCCTGGCGCAGCATCGACACGATCCGCTCGATGGTCTCCGAGGTGACGCCCTGCCCGGTGCGCAGGATCGCGACGACCTCGTCGAGCAGCCGCTCGGCCAGGGCGATCTCGGCGGCGTCACCGTGGAAGGTGACGCGGTTGCCGCGGACGTGCACGTCGGCGTCGAAGGATTCCTCGATCAGCGCGAGGTGCTCGTCGCCCGGTCCCAGGAGGCTGACCATGTTGATGCTGTTGGGCACCACGACGGTGTGCTTGGTGATGAGTGGCGAGTCAGTCATGTTCCCCGTGGGGTGGCCTTTCGGATGGCGGCTTGGCCACCCCATGCTACGTCGGGGCCGGGCACGCCTCCCAGCGAGTTCTCGCCCGGGCGCCCGCTCAGCCGGGGGGCCAGGTCAGCGGTCGCCCGCCGAGCAGGTGCAGGTGGGTGTGGAACACCGTCTGGCCGGCGCCCGCCCCGGTGTTGAAGACCAGCCGGTAGTCGCCGGCCAGCCCCTCGGCCTCGGCGACCGCGTCGGCGACCCGCACCAGGTCCGCGAGCGCCTCGGGTGCCTGGGTGGCCAGCTCGACGGCGTTGGCGTGGTGCTCGCGCGGGACCACCAGGACGTGCGTGGGCGCCTGGGGGTTGATGTCGCGGAACGCCACGGAGCCGTCGCTGGTGTGGACGACCTCGGCGGGCACGTCACCGGCCACCAGCCGGCAGAAGAGGCACGTCTCGGAGGGACTCGGATCGCTCATGAGCGCACTCTCCCACGCGGCGGCCCGAGCTGTCTGCCGCCGGCCCGTCGGCCCCGGCGACCGGGTCGCTACCGCCAGCGCGCCGAGCGCGCCATCAGCGCCGCCACCGCGGCGACCCCGGCGGTCGAGGTACGCAGCACCTCGGACCCCAGACGGGCGACCCGCGCCCCGGCGTCGGTCAGCGCCGCCAGCTCCTCGGGCGAGATCCCGCCCTCCGGGCCGACCACCAGCAGGACCTCGCGCGCGGAGTCCGGCAGCGCGGGCAAGGGGTCGGCGGCGTCCTCGTGCAGGACCACGGCGAGGCCGTCTGCGCCCAGCCCCGCGACGAGGTCGCAGACCTCGGCGGTGGTGGCCAGCTCCCGCACCTCGGGGAACCAGGAGCGGCGCGCCTGCTTCGCCGCCTCGGCGGCCGTGGCCACCCACTTGGCGTGCGACTTGACCGCACGCTCCCCGCGCCAGACCGCGACGCTGCGAGCGGCCGCCCACGGGACGACGACGTCCACCCCGACCTCGGTCAGCACCTCGACCGCCAGCTCGCCGCGGTCACCCTTCGGCAGGGCCTGCACCACGGTGAACGCCGGGCTGGGTCGCGGCGTCTGCTCCAGCGCGGAGACGGTCACCGCCAGGAGCCGCTTGCCGGTGCCGGTCACCTCGCCCTGGGCGGCCAGGCCGAGACCGTCGGTGAGCACCACCTGCTCGCCCACCCGGAGCCGGCGTACGGCGACCGCGTGGTGAGCCTCGGCACCGGTGACCTCGACGACCTCCCCGACCCGGACGCCGGCGAGCGTGGGGACCCGGTGCACGGGCAGCGACATCGCGAGCGCCGTCAGTGCCCGAAGGCGTCGCGCAGCCGGCCGAAGACCGACTTGCCGGACGCCTTCACGGTGCCCTCCGGAGACTCCTCGCCGCGCAGCTGCGACAGCTCGCGGAGCAGCTCCTCCTGGCGGGCGTCGAGGCGGGTGGGCGTCTCGACGATCACGGTGACGACCAGGTCGCCCCGCCCGCCGCGCAGGCCCGGCACGCCCTCGCCGCGGATCACCTGCTCGGTGCCGGACTGGGTCCCGGGCCGGATCTCCAGGTCGAAGGTGGTGGGCTTGTCCTCGCCCTCCTCGTGCAGGTCGGCCTCCAGCAGCGGCAGGACGACGGTGGTGCCCAGCGCGGCCGCGGTCATCGGCACCGAGACCGTGCAGTGCAGGTCGTTGCCGGCACGGATGAACGTCGGGTGCTGGGCGACCCGGATCTCGACGTAGAGGTCCCCGGCGGGCCCGCCGCCGGGGCCGACCTCGCCCTGCTCCGCGAGCTGGACGCGGGTGCCGTCGTCGACGCCCGCGGGGATCTTCACGGTGAGGGTGCGCCGCGAGCGCACCCGCCCGTCACCCGCGCACTCCCGGCACGGGTCAGCGATGACCGTGCCGAAGCCACGGCAGGCGGCGCACGGGCGCAGCGTGCGGATCTCGCCCAGGAACGAGCGCTGCACCTGGGCGACCTCACCGGCGCCGCGACAGGTCTCGCAGGTGGTCGGGTGGGTGCCCGGGGCGGTGCCCTCGCCGTGGCAGGTGGTGCACGCCACCGCGGTGTCGACCTTGATCTCCCGGGTCACGCCGAAGGCGGCCTCGGCCAGCTCGATCTCGAGGGCGATCAGCGCGTCCTGGCCCCGCCGGGTGCGCGGGCGGGGTCCGCGGCCGCCACCGGTCGCCGCGCCCGGTCCGGCGCCGCCGAAGAACGCGTCCATGATGTCGGTGAACGAGAACCCCGCTCCCTGGCCGAACCCCCCGGCGCCGCCGAAGGGGTCGCCGCCGCGGTCGTAGTGCGCCCGCTTCTGCGGGTCCGAGAGGACCTCGTAGGCGCCGGTCACCTCCTTGAACCGCTCCTGGGTCTCGGGGTCCGGGTTCACGTCCGGGTGCAGCTGGCGCGCCAGCCGTCGGTAGGCCTTCTTGATCGTGTCGGCATCGGCGTCCTTGGGCACACCGAGCAACTCGTAGAGGTCCTGGCTCAACTTCGTCCTTCGTCGTGGGTGGGAATGGGCGGGGCGCTCAGGCCTCGTCCAGGATGCGGGAGACGTAACGGGCGACGGCGCGGACCGCTGCCATGGTGCCGGGGTAGTCCATGCGGGTGGGCCCCACGATGCCCAGGCTGGCCAGGGCGTCCTGGCCCGGCCCGTAGCCGGTGGCGACCACACTGGTGCCGGCGAGCTCGGTGTACGGGCCCTCGTGGCCGATCCGGACCGTCACCGCACCGGCGTCCGCCACCTCGCCGAGGAGCTTGAGCAGCACGACCTGCTCCTCGAGCGCCTCCAGCAGCGGCCGCACGGTGGTGTCGAAGTCCTGGCCGAAGCGCGCCAGGTTGGCCGCACCCCCGACCGCGACGCGCTCGTCGCGGCGGTGGTCGGACATCGCGTCGGTGAGCGCCTCGACGACCGCGGTGGTCAGGGCCAGGTCGGGAGCGGGGACCTCGCCCAGCAGGGCCGACAGCGCGGTCGCGGCCTCCGCGATCCGCTGGCCGGACGCGGTCCGGGCGATGCGCTGGCGCAGGTCGACCAGCCGGTCGTCGTCGAGCTCCCCGGTGCCGTCGGGCAGCTCGACCACCCGCTGCTCGACCCGGCCGGTGGACAGGATCAGCACCAGCAGCAGGCGGCCCGGCGCCAGGAGCACGACCTCGACGTGGCGCACGGTGCTGCGCGACAGGGTGGGGTACTGCACGACCGCCACCTGGCGGGTGAGCTGGGAGAGGGTGCGCACGGAGCGCTGGACCACGTCGTCGAGGTCGACCGCACCGTCGAGGAAGGAGGCGATGGCGCGCTTCTCCGCCCCGGTCATCGGCTTGACGGTGGTCAGCCGGTCGACGAAGAGGCGGTAGCCCTTGTCGGTCGGCACCCGGCCGGCACTGGTGTGCGGCTGGTGGATGAATCCCTCGTCCTCCAGCGC
The window above is part of the Nocardioides campestrisoli genome. Proteins encoded here:
- the ybeY gene encoding rRNA maturation RNase YbeY, producing MSIEILNESGLPLDVRRLAALSRFVMDSMRVHPQAELCIKAVDEETIAQLNGQWMEKEGPTDVLAFPMDELRPGLVDEEPEEGVLGDLVLCPEVARQQGETAGHGTEAEIELLTVHGILHLLGYDHAEPEEHKEMFDLQARLLEHWRAAASADQ
- a CDS encoding 16S rRNA (uracil(1498)-N(3))-methyltransferase, coding for MSLPVHRVPTLAGVRVGEVVEVTGAEAHHAVAVRRLRVGEQVVLTDGLGLAAQGEVTGTGKRLLAVTVSALEQTPRPSPAFTVVQALPKGDRGELAVEVLTEVGVDVVVPWAAARSVAVWRGERAVKSHAKWVATAAEAAKQARRSWFPEVRELATTAEVCDLVAGLGADGLAVVLHEDAADPLPALPDSAREVLLVVGPEGGISPEELAALTDAGARVARLGSEVLRTSTAGVAAVAALMARSARWR
- the hrcA gene encoding heat-inducible transcriptional repressor HrcA, with translation MSDDRKLAVLRAIVEDYVATEEPVGSKALVERHGLGVSPATVRNDMAALEDEGFIHQPHTSAGRVPTDKGYRLFVDRLTTVKPMTGAEKRAIASFLDGAVDLDDVVQRSVRTLSQLTRQVAVVQYPTLSRSTVRHVEVVLLAPGRLLLVLILSTGRVEQRVVELPDGTGELDDDRLVDLRQRIARTASGQRIAEAATALSALLGEVPAPDLALTTAVVEALTDAMSDHRRDERVAVGGAANLARFGQDFDTTVRPLLEALEEQVVLLKLLGEVADAGAVTVRIGHEGPYTELAGTSVVATGYGPGQDALASLGIVGPTRMDYPGTMAAVRAVARYVSRILDEA
- a CDS encoding histidine triad nucleotide-binding protein, giving the protein MSDPSPSETCLFCRLVAGDVPAEVVHTSDGSVAFRDINPQAPTHVLVVPREHHANAVELATQAPEALADLVRVADAVAEAEGLAGDYRLVFNTGAGAGQTVFHTHLHLLGGRPLTWPPG
- the dnaJ gene encoding molecular chaperone DnaJ; its protein translation is MSQDLYELLGVPKDADADTIKKAYRRLARQLHPDVNPDPETQERFKEVTGAYEVLSDPQKRAHYDRGGDPFGGAGGFGQGAGFSFTDIMDAFFGGAGPGAATGGGRGPRPRTRRGQDALIALEIELAEAAFGVTREIKVDTAVACTTCHGEGTAPGTHPTTCETCRGAGEVAQVQRSFLGEIRTLRPCAACRGFGTVIADPCRECAGDGRVRSRRTLTVKIPAGVDDGTRVQLAEQGEVGPGGGPAGDLYVEIRVAQHPTFIRAGNDLHCTVSVPMTAAALGTTVVLPLLEADLHEEGEDKPTTFDLEIRPGTQSGTEQVIRGEGVPGLRGGRGDLVVTVIVETPTRLDARQEELLRELSQLRGEESPEGTVKASGKSVFGRLRDAFGH
- a CDS encoding PhoH family protein, whose protein sequence is MTDSPLITKHTVVVPNSINMVSLLGPGDEHLALIEESFDADVHVRGNRVTFHGDAAEIALAERLLDEVVAILRTGQGVTSETIERIVSMLRQETTERPADVLSLNILSNRGRTIRPKTLNQKRYVDSIDKHTITFGIGPAGTGKTYLAMAKAVQALQAKAVTRIILTRPAVEAGERLGYLPGTLSEKIDPYLRPLYDALHDMIDPETIPKLLAAGTIEVAPLAYMRGRTLNDAFIILDEAQNTSPEQMKMFLTRLGFGSKIVVTGDVTQVDLPGGVKSGLKVVESILTGVEDVVFNRLTSHDVVRHRLVGKIVAAYDEFDARAESAGAGTRERR